A genomic segment from Pseudomonas sp. S09G 359 encodes:
- a CDS encoding urea transporter, with amino-acid sequence MHNPTCPDWAEALLNGFSQIFLQRQPLCGLLCLLAILVGAPALLGGALLGGVAGLLTAQRRGYPKAERQAGLYSYNGVLLGLLISQHFTWSALLPPLILACAGLSTILTRQWLKYTPRPNDLPAYTAPFVGLGWLLLGTAPQSTLALGEPDSLAILTAPFTGLAQVMLLDQPLAGALIALGLLLANRRAAAWALIGAISGVLVALLLDEPTAALLGLHSYNPALAALALSQVRRQPWLPLLGILLAIILTPGFAALHLPALTAPFILACWLVRAGRRILQKPRMDSPFESP; translated from the coding sequence ATGCACAACCCAACCTGCCCCGACTGGGCCGAAGCCCTGCTCAACGGCTTCAGCCAGATTTTCCTGCAACGCCAGCCACTGTGTGGCCTGCTGTGCCTGCTGGCCATCCTGGTCGGCGCCCCGGCCTTGCTCGGCGGTGCGCTGCTGGGTGGCGTCGCCGGTTTGCTCACGGCTCAACGGCGGGGCTATCCCAAGGCTGAGCGCCAAGCGGGGCTTTATAGCTACAACGGGGTGCTGTTGGGTTTGTTGATCAGCCAGCATTTCACTTGGTCGGCCTTGTTGCCGCCGCTGATTTTGGCATGCGCCGGCTTGAGCACGATCCTGACGCGGCAGTGGCTAAAATACACTCCCCGTCCAAATGACCTGCCCGCCTACACCGCGCCTTTTGTCGGCCTGGGCTGGTTGCTGCTGGGCACTGCGCCGCAGAGCACATTGGCCCTGGGCGAACCCGACAGCCTGGCCATCCTCACTGCGCCTTTTACCGGGCTGGCGCAAGTCATGCTGCTGGACCAGCCACTGGCCGGTGCCTTGATTGCGTTGGGCCTGCTGCTGGCCAACCGGCGCGCCGCGGCCTGGGCGCTGATCGGGGCCATCAGTGGCGTGCTGGTCGCCTTGCTGCTGGATGAACCCACCGCCGCCCTCCTCGGCCTGCACAGCTACAACCCGGCGCTGGCCGCCCTGGCCCTGAGCCAAGTGCGCCGCCAACCCTGGCTACCGTTGCTGGGCATCCTGCTGGCGATCATCCTCACCCCAGGCTTCGCGGCACTGCACCTGCCTGCGCTGACCGCGCCGTTCATCCTCGCCTGCTGGCTGGTGCGCGCCGGCCGCCGAATCCTACAGAAACCGCGCATGGACAGCCCCTTCGAATCCCCCTAG